The following proteins are encoded in a genomic region of Bubalus kerabau isolate K-KA32 ecotype Philippines breed swamp buffalo chromosome 13, PCC_UOA_SB_1v2, whole genome shotgun sequence:
- the LOC129626179 gene encoding olfactory receptor 4C16-like, with amino-acid sequence MQLNNNVTEFTLLGLTQDPIRKKIVFTTFLIFYLGTLLGYFLIITTIKTSKALGSPMYFFLFHLPLSDTCFSTCIAPRMIADALLKNATISFNECIVQVFSFHFFGCLEIFIFVLMAVDHCVAICKPLHYTTIISHQVCGVLVAVAWVGSIVHSLDQIFLALSLPFCGPNVIDRYLCDLQSLLQLACTDTYETNLLLVSNSGAICTVSFVIQFSYAIILHSLRNHSAEGRKKALSTCIFHIIEVILFFGPCIFIYTCPATIFSMDKMITVFYTLGAPLINRLIYTLRNAEVKNAMRMLRSKKLVSDDKR; translated from the coding sequence ATGCAGCTGAATAATAATGTGACTGAGTTTACTCTGCTTGGGTTGACACAAGATCCTATTAGGAAGAAAATAGTGTTTACCACTTTCTTGATTTTCTATTTGGGGACCTTGTTGGGGTACTTTCTGATTATTACCACCATCAAGACCAGCAAGGCACTTGGGAGTCCaatgtatttcttccttttccatttaCCTTTATCTGACACCTGCTTCTCTACATGCATAGCCCCTAGGATGATTGCTGATGCCCTTTTGAAGAATGCCACTATCTCTTTCAATGAGTGCATAGTCCAAGttttttcattccatttctttGGCTGCCTGGAGATCTTCATCTTTGTCCTCATGGCTGTTGACCACTGTGTGGCCATCTGTAAGCCCCTGCACTACACGACCATCATAAGCCATCAAGTCTGTGGTGTACTGGTGGCTGTGGCCTGGGTGGGGTCCATTGTGCATTCTTTAGATCAGATTTTTCTGGCTCTGAGTTTACCTTTCTGTGGTCCCAATGTGATTGATCGTTATCTATGTGATTTGCAGTCTTTGTTACAATTGGCCTGTACAGACACCTATGAGACAAACTTACTCTTGGTGTCCAACAGCGGAGCCATCTGTACAGTCAGTTTTGTAATACAGTTCTCCTATGCTATCATCTTGCATTCTCTGAGAAACCACAGTGCTGAGGGGAGGAAAAAAGCCCTCTCCACCTGCATCTTCCACATCATTGAGGTTATTTTGTTCTTTGGTCCTTGCATATTTATATACACTTGCCCTGCAACCATCTTCTCCATGGATAAGATGATAACTGTGTTTTACACACTTGGAGCACCTTTGATCAACCGTCTGATCTATACACTGAGGAATGCAGAAGTGAAAAATGCCATGAGGATGTTACGGAGCAAAAAGTTGGTCTCAGATGACAAAAGATGA